In the genome of Bacteroidota bacterium, the window AAATTGAACCCAAAGTGGAAAACAGATGGGCAGTTCAGTTGTTGAAAATAGCTGCAGTTTTTGTCATTGCCTTTTTTATAGGGAAGTATTCAGGTATCTTCCAAAACCCCAAAGCGGGTGAAGGTTTGAATGAAATCAGCAATTGGAATAAAAAAGGCAATTTTATTGAAGTCCGTGCGCCCAAGGGATCAAAAGCAGAAATTGTCCTTTTTGATGGCACCCGGGTAAATTTAAATGCCAATTCCTCCTTAAAATATTCAAAACAGTACAATATCAATAACAGGGAAGTATACCTTGAAGGAGAAGCCTATTTTCAGGTAGCCAAAAACAAAAAGATACCTTTTATCGTCAAAACCTCGGATGTCAACATCAGGGCGGTGGGAACAGCCTTTAATGTCAAAGCTTACCCCGAAGAGAAAAAGATTGAAACAACGCTGGTTAACGGTATAGTTGAAATAAGGATAAATAAAGCAAAAATCGGCGAAGATGCAAAACTCACCCTAAAACCGAACCAGGTAGCTGAGTTTATAAAAGGAACGGAAAATCTTGGTATTTCAAATAGGACTATGGCAACAGCTTCAAAAATTACAGAGAAAAAAGAAGAAGCCCCCCATATCATAGTCATTCAAAACATAGATCCTGTAGTTTACACTTCCTGGAAGGACAAAAAATGGATTATCGAACATGAAAGTTTAGGAGACCTTTCTATACAACTTGAAAGAAGATATGATGTTTGCATCAAATTTAAGTGCGAATCCATTAAAAACTATAAGGTTACAGGAAAGCTCAATGACGAAACCTTGCAACAGGTGTTGGATGCCATCAAACTGACCGTACCCATTGATTATGACATCAATCACAAACAGGTTGTGATAGCAGAAAACAAAAAGATGAAAGAGAATTATAAAAACATATTACAGGAATAATAAATACAAGTATTAACCCTTTAAACTACAGATGCCTATGTAAAAAAAAACAAAAAAAAGGGAGAACATTTTCGGTTCTCCCCTTCCAAATCAAATTAAACAATCGATATCATTCGGTTCCTGGCAGAGCATGAGTTGATATCAATCATCTAATTAAAAAACAGACCAAAGTATGAAAAAAAAACAAAGTTTCGGCTCTTTTTTTCTTAAAAAAGAGCAATTCAAATTATTATTAATCATGAAACTAACACTACTATTAACTTTTATTTGCCTAATTAACGTAAATGCTGCAATTTATTCCCAGGATAAAGTGTTTTCGTTTAACCTGAAGGACAAGACGATTCGAGATGTTATCAGTATGATTGAAACCAAAAGTGATTTCAGATTTTTCTACAACGACAATTTCAAGGATTTGGATAGAAAAGTTAATATAAAAGTAAAAAACAATCATATTGAAAATATTCTTGATGAAATACTCTCTAATTCAGATGTAACCTATAAAGTATTAGAAAGTAACTTTATTGTGATCACCCCTAAAACGGCCGTTCAGAGAAATATCGTTTCAGGAATTGTAACAGATAAAACCACAGGAGAGCCTTTGCCCGGAGTAAATATTGTGGTAAAAGGGACAACCAGAGGGGCTGTTACTGATTTAAAAGGACAATATTCGATAGAAGTACAAAAATCGGATGTTTCGCTTATTTTTTCATACCTGGGATACCTCTCCGAAGAATGTGCAATAGCCGGGAAATCGACCATAGACGTAAAAATGAGCCAGGAGACCAAAAACCTCGAGGAAGTAGTTGTTGTCGGATACGGTGTACAGAAGAAAAGTGTAGTAACCGGTTCTATAGCCGTAATAAACAGTCAGGATCTGATCAACAAGAAATATACCCGCTTGGATGAAGCCTTACAAGGCCTCACCTCCGGAGTCACGGTGGCTCAGAGTTCTGGTGCTCCAGGTGCTGCACCGACAATCAGGGTAAGAGGGACCACCTCCATCAACAACAGTGATCCTTTATATGTAGTTGACGGGATTGTAATCAACAGCGGGATCGAATATCTCAATCCCAATGATATTGCATCTATCGAAGTATTAAAAGATGCAGCTTCGGCTTCAATTTATGGTTCGCGTTCTTCAAACGGTGTAATCCTGATTACCACTAAAAAGGGTAAAACGGGCAGTCAGATGCAGGTAAACTATAACATGCAGGCCGGTTTTCAGGGGCCAATTAAGAAAGTTGATTTAACCAATGCCACCCAATATGCGCAATTGAGAAACGAAGCCATTACAAATGACGGAGGTACGGCAATATTTCAAAATCCTCAGGCCTTAGGTAGCGGAACAAACTGGCAGGACGAAATTTTCAGCAATCACGCCGGATATCAAAACCACAGTTTAAGTATTTCTGGTGGAACAGATAAAGCAAGCTATTACGCATCATTTGGCTACATTGACCAGAAAGGGATTATTGCCCCTTCAATTGCCTATAACAAAAAATTAACCTTTACCATAAACACCAGCTATAAGATAAGCCCTTATATTTCAATTGGTGAAAATTTATCCTATACTTACGGGAAATCACAGACAGACCTAAATACAAACAGTGAATTCGGAGGGCCTTTAAGTTCTGCATTAAATCTTGATCCCATCACACCGGTATATACGGATACAGTAACCGGGAAAACATACCCCCAATATACAGTGAAAAACGGCGATCAATATTATGCCATTTCCAAATATGTTGGACAGGAGATGACTAACCCACAAGCATATATCCAGACAAAGAAAGGGAACTACAACTGGTCACATAACCTGGTGGGGAATGTCTATATAGAAATCACTCCCTTTAAGGATCTCGTTTTCAGATCGTCAATCAATGCCAAAAAGGCTTTCTGGGGCAGCGAATCATTCAATCCGCTGTATTACCTGACTGCTTACTCAAATAATATGGTCAGTACTTCTCAATATCGCGAAAGCGACCAAAATCTGATCTGGAATTTCGATAACACCCTTTCTTATAATAAAAGCCTGGGGCAACATAATTTTTCCCTCATGATCGGATCTAGTGCCCAGAAGACAACGGCAGAAGGGGTGAACACGAAATATATTGGGGAACCCGCACTGGACTATCATCATGCCTCATTCAACTACAGCCTGGCTGCTGTAAATAAAATAGGAGGTGGATACGAAGATCAGGATTATGCGATGTATTCTTATTTCGGACGATTAACCTATAATTATAATGAAAAATACCTGGTAAACGGGATTTTACGTCGCGATGGCTCATCAAAATTCGGATCCAACAATAAATTTGGGATTTTCCCATCGGCTTCAATCGGATGGGTAATCACCCGTGAGGATTTCTTTCCAAAAGAAACTTTTGTGGATAATTTAAAACTTCGGGCATCTTATGGAATCGTAGGAAATGAAATGTCTCTGGGAGATTTTGCTTATGAATCATTGATTATCAGTGGAAGCAATTATGTATTTGGCAACAATAATTTCACGATTGGGAATGCAGCAGACAGACCTGCCAATCCGGATTTGAAGTGGGAAGAGACCCATTCAACCGATTTGGGATTTGACGCTACAATTTTCAGAAGTTTCACCATTTCCTTTGATGCTTATAAAAAAACCACCAAAGGAATGCTACAGACCGTACAGGTACCTAGTTATGCCGGATTTACAAATTCTCCTTTTGGAAATGTAGGGAACATGGAAAACAAGGGTTTGGAATTAGATCTTGGCTACCAGAGATCCTGGGGAGATCTGTTGATGAATGTAAAAGGGAACATCTCCTACCTGATGAATAAAGTCACCTATCTGGGTGAAGGCAAGCAATTCCTGGATGGAGGTGCCACACTGCAATCCACCAACTATCCGCTAACGCGCACAGCTGTTGGTCATGCTATCGGTTCTTTCTATGGATTTAAAACACTCGGAGTATTCCATTCACAATCGGAAATCAATAATTATAGATACGGCGATGGAACATTGATTCAGCCCAACGCAAAACCCGGTGATTTCAAATGGCAGGATACGGACGGAAAAGGGGGAATTACTTCCGACGACCGCACCTGGATAGGAGATCCCACTCCCAACTGGACTTATGGACTTACTCTTAATCTATTCTGGAAAAACTGGGATATGATGATATTTGGTCAGGGTGTTTGGGGCAATGATATTTTCCAGGGATACCGCCGTCTGGATATTCCTTCTGCCAACTACCCGATTGCCGCATTAAATGCCTGGACCACCAAAAATTCAAGCAGTAATTACCCAAGATTGACCGATTCGGATCCCAATCATAATTTCAATAATCCATCCGACTTTTATTTGCAGAATGGAGCATATTTCAGAATCAAGAATATTCAGATTGGTTATACACTACCCAAAGCATGGACAAACTATATTAAATTACAAAGTGTAAGATTATTTATTAGTAGCAGCAACCTTTTTACCATAACAAAATACAATGGATACGATCCTGAGGTAGGCGGCAGTAGTTACGGAATAGACAGAGGTATTTATCCACAGTCCCGTACATTTTTGTTTGGTTTAAATGTTGGTTTATAAAATATAAACAGAGATGAAAAGAAAAAATATCAAATTAAAATACAGCACAATTTTCATATTCGCTTTGATGCTGTTCTCTTCGTGTGCAAAGTCTTTTATCGAATTGGATCCGAAGGGGAAAAACGTTGAAATCAGTTATTATTCAAATCCTGATGAGGCTTTTGCAGGAGTGGTTGCTGCATATTCAGCCCTCAACACGGAAACCTTCAGTACATATTCAAATACGCTGGGGCCTCTGAATGCCGCATCCGATGATTGCTATGCAGGTGGGGCAAGTTCCTCCGATATGGGCACCTGGCAGGCATGGAATACCAATACCATGACTCCTGCTCTAGGACCACAGGCCGATTTTTGGGGAGTTAATTTTACAGGAGTTGCTAAATGTAACACAATCCTGTCAAAACTTTCTGATGTTCCGGGGCTTTCCAATGCTTTAAAAAACAGATATACAGCTGAAGTAAAGTTCTTAAGGGCCCATTATTATTTTGATTTGGTTCGTCTATTTGCCAACGTTCCTTTGATGACCGAGCCCGTAACACTATCGGACATGTATAACAAGCCACAGGCAAAACCCGCTGATGTTTATGCCCAGATAGAAAAAGATCTGACAGAAGCCATTCCAATTTTACCAGCCACGGTGCCGACTTCAGAAAATGGACGGGTTACCCAGGGAGCAGCAAAAGCATTGCTGGGAAAAGTTTATCTCTATGAACAAAAATGGGCACTTTCAGCTGCACAACTATTGGATGTTGACGGCCCCACACCAGGATCTCCAAATCCCACTTATGGTTATCAACTAATGGCCCATTATGGCGATATTTTCAGTCCTGACCATAAATTCAATTCCGAATCCATTTTCGAAATACAACATACAGGAACGCAGAGTTATGATTGGGGTAATTGGGGTAATTTCAAATCCAATGTATATGTCGAAATGGTTGGACCCAGAAGTTATTCTGGTCCTGTTTATGGCGACGGATGGGGATTTAATCCACTCACTCCTTCATTAATTTCTGTATTAAAGAATGATCCGCGTTACCCTTATACAACGATTAACATGGATAGTCTTGTAAAAGCCGGATTTTGCACTTACACCCATGGATACCAGGATAACGGATACATTATTGCGAAATATGCACCATTATTAAAATACAGAAGTCCAAGCGGAAATAATGCGCTGAATTATCCAAACGACTACATAGAAATCCGTTTGGCCGACACCTATCTTATGGAAGCTGAGGCATTGGTAAAGTCCAATGCAAACCAGAGCCGTGCACAAGCCCTGCTTGATGCCGTTCGTGCCCGGGTGGGTTTAGGATCTATTCCTGCTACTTTAGAAAATATTTATAAAGAACGCAGATTGGAGCTGGCAACCGAGGGACACCGCTGGTTTGATCTCGTCCGTACCGGTCAGGCCGAAGCAATACTGGGCCCCATGAAAGGTTTTGTCAAAGGGAAAAATGAAATTTTGCCCATCCCCTTGGCCGAACTGACCAATACAAAATTGGTACAGAACCCGGGATATTAATATTAAACAGGACTGCCGGACTAAAGTCCGGCAGTCCCATTTATGATTCCTGTTTATTATTCCTTCATTTTGGGTTTCAGAAAAACCTGCGGACTTATTCTCCAAACTATTGTATATAAATTATGATTAAACCTTCTAATAAAAGATTATTGCTGCCGTTTTTTATTCTGCCGTTTTTTATTATTCTTCCCGATTGTAAAAGCAGCAGCGGTAACGAGATAAAACCTTCAGTTCCGGATTCTTTAAACACAGGGAAGCAGGTAAAAACCGATGTCGAGTTTTGGATGACAAATGCCGAAGGTACTGTTCTATTCGAAAAGCAAAACACAGGCCTCCTATTTAATGCAGCCAACAATGATAACCTCACAATAGATGTCGATACATCTCAGAGATATCAGGAAATTGATGGTTTTGGATTCGCATTGACCGGTGGAAGTGCTACTCTTATTAACGGTCTGGAAGAGACCAAAAAAGAAGCCCTTTTAAAAGAATTATTTCTGACAGACTCTACAAACATCGGAGTTAGTTATCTGAGAATCAGTTTAGGAGCCTCCGATCTTAGCGAGATGCCCTTCACTTATGACGAGACTACAAACGGGCAAAAAGATGTTAATCTTCAAAGCTTCAGTCTGGATAAAGAAACCAAAGATCTAATCCCTGTTCTGCAAAGAATTGTGGCTCTGGCGCCCAAGATAAAAATCATTGCCACTCCATGGACTGCCCCCACATGGATGAAAACAAACGGAGGTTATGTCGGAGGAAGCCTTGATACAAGTTATTATGAGGTTTATGCACGTTACTTTGTAAAATATATTCAGGCCATGAAGTCACATGGCATTACAATTGATGCTGTAACACCCCAAAATGAGCCGTTAAATCCCTATAACAATCCGAGTATGCTGATGATGGCTATAGAGCAGGCCAATTTCATTAAGAACCATTTGGGCCCGCAATTTAAAATGAATAATATTTCCACCAAAATTATAGATTACGATCACAACCTTGATCACCCCGAATATGCCACGACAGTTTTAAGTGACAGCGGTGCCTGCAAATATACAGACGGATCGGCATTTCACCTTTATGCCGGAGATATCGCCACCATGTCAACTATTCATTCCCGTTATCCGGATAAAAATCTGTATTTTACAGAACAATATACATCTTCGACAGGAACCTTCAATGGCGATTTCCAATGGCATATAAAGAATCTAATTATCGGAGCAACCCGTAATTGGAGTCGTAACGTACTGGAATGGAATCTTGCCTCCGATCCTCAAATGAAGCCTCATACCGACGGAGGCTGTTCCACCTGCCAAGGCGCATTGACCATAGGAAATTCCGTAATCCGTAACGTGAGCTACTATATCATTGCCCAGGCTTCGAAATTTGTACGTCCCGGTTCTGTACGCATTGAATCGACCACTGTGGATAATCTGCCCAATGTTGCGTTTAAAACACCAGACGGGAAAAAAGTTCTGATCGTATTGAACAATGGAAATTCAAGTATAACTTTCAACATTCGTTTTAATGGAAAAGTAGTTTCCCCGAGTTTATTCGCAGGAGCTGCAGGAACATTCATATGGTAAAAATAAAACGATAAATTATAAACAATGGAAAAATTATTAGCAATACTGCTTGTAGTCATATTGTTTTTTTCCTGTAATTCAAAAAAAGAAAACCAGCAGGAAGCATTGGCTGCGGCAGATTTTACCTTCACCCCAAAAAACACTACCGACAGTACCAATTATATCATCTTCAAATCTGAAATTAAAGGTTTATTTAGTCAACTTGAGTGGAAATTCCCTGACGAAACAGTTCCCAACGATTCCATTTTAACTTACTACTTCCCTCAAAAAGGGACATACCAGGTAACTTTAAGATTGGTGTTATATAATGGGAATATCACAACATCCACCAAATCCATAACAATTAACTCGGATGATCCTGGTTATATCCCGAATAAGCTGATATGGAGTGATGAATTTGATGGAGATACACTCAACATGAAAAACTGGTCCAACGAAACAAATATTGATGTCAATAACGAATGGGAAAAGTATACCAATGGTGAAAACTTATCGGTTAAAAACGGCATATTGACTATTACGGCAAAGAAAGTTGGATCCGGTCAACACAAATACGATTATACTTCCGGTCGTATCACTACTTCGGGCAAAAAGGAATTTCTGTATGGAAGAATGGAAATCAGGGCTAAACTTCCTTCAGGAAAAGGTACCTGGCCGGCAACCTGGATGCTGGGCAGTAACATCGGAACAGCAGGCTGGCCTGCATGTGGAGAACTAGACATCATGGAACATGTAGGATATGACCCATTATGGATTCAGGGATCAATCCATAGTCCTTCAAGTTATGGAAACACCATCAATTTTGGACGTCTAAATGTAAGCGATTGTGAAAATGCTTTTCATGTATACGGCATGACTTGGACCCCCAATAAAATAGAATACTATGTAGACAATCCATCTTCCCCATATTATAGTTATAACCCCTCAGAAAAAAACGCTTCAACATGGCCATTTGACAAACCCTGTTTTTTTATCCTTAACCTGGCTATAGGAGGAAATTGGGGGGGAGCTCAAGGCGTTGATGATAGCATATTCCCAGTTGAAATGCAAATTGATTATGTCAGAGTATATAATTACAAATAACTAGGTTACAGGGGAATCATACAAACATCGGAAGTTCATCAAGTTCTACTGACAGAACTGACGTCAGTTCTGTTAAAAGCGGCTTTGCCCCTGTTCATGCGGATACAAATACCGCAAACTTATTTATTCAAACAGCTATTATTACCTTGGACGGTTTTCTAAATTCGTACGCCAGGGAGCAAACCGCAATCAGTTGCTGACAACTGCTTTTGCAAATGCCGAGGACAAAATTGCAGTTATTGTAATGGATATTTCAAACAAAGGAATGATGCAATATTACGATCTGAACCATTTATTCTGGCAGATTTTCAGATGATTTGAACATCCATCCATAAAATTAGCTGTTCGAGAACTGATGATTACCCAAAGAAATATTAGTTTTTGTCTAAATGAATTTGTTTTTGAGCGAACAAAATTCATAAAAATGGAAAAGGAAGTTTTTAGCTTCCTTTTTTCATTTTGGGGATAATAGTATTATTTTATGAATAAAAATCTTCATTTCCTCAACACCATTCTACAAAGTGTAAAAAAATTTTAAAAAAATATATATATAACTTA includes:
- a CDS encoding RagB/SusD family nutrient uptake outer membrane protein yields the protein MKRKNIKLKYSTIFIFALMLFSSCAKSFIELDPKGKNVEISYYSNPDEAFAGVVAAYSALNTETFSTYSNTLGPLNAASDDCYAGGASSSDMGTWQAWNTNTMTPALGPQADFWGVNFTGVAKCNTILSKLSDVPGLSNALKNRYTAEVKFLRAHYYFDLVRLFANVPLMTEPVTLSDMYNKPQAKPADVYAQIEKDLTEAIPILPATVPTSENGRVTQGAAKALLGKVYLYEQKWALSAAQLLDVDGPTPGSPNPTYGYQLMAHYGDIFSPDHKFNSESIFEIQHTGTQSYDWGNWGNFKSNVYVEMVGPRSYSGPVYGDGWGFNPLTPSLISVLKNDPRYPYTTINMDSLVKAGFCTYTHGYQDNGYIIAKYAPLLKYRSPSGNNALNYPNDYIEIRLADTYLMEAEALVKSNANQSRAQALLDAVRARVGLGSIPATLENIYKERRLELATEGHRWFDLVRTGQAEAILGPMKGFVKGKNEILPIPLAELTNTKLVQNPGY
- a CDS encoding family 16 glycosylhydrolase yields the protein MEKLLAILLVVILFFSCNSKKENQQEALAAADFTFTPKNTTDSTNYIIFKSEIKGLFSQLEWKFPDETVPNDSILTYYFPQKGTYQVTLRLVLYNGNITTSTKSITINSDDPGYIPNKLIWSDEFDGDTLNMKNWSNETNIDVNNEWEKYTNGENLSVKNGILTITAKKVGSGQHKYDYTSGRITTSGKKEFLYGRMEIRAKLPSGKGTWPATWMLGSNIGTAGWPACGELDIMEHVGYDPLWIQGSIHSPSSYGNTINFGRLNVSDCENAFHVYGMTWTPNKIEYYVDNPSSPYYSYNPSEKNASTWPFDKPCFFILNLAIGGNWGGAQGVDDSIFPVEMQIDYVRVYNYK
- a CDS encoding FecR family protein; translated protein: MGKEINFSKEIYAVIIECITGKSDVQSKQKLELWLNESEENREIFDQIKDIWQTAALSQNKEQFNPDEAWERVRNRIRALNTTKIEPKVENRWAVQLLKIAAVFVIAFFIGKYSGIFQNPKAGEGLNEISNWNKKGNFIEVRAPKGSKAEIVLFDGTRVNLNANSSLKYSKQYNINNREVYLEGEAYFQVAKNKKIPFIVKTSDVNIRAVGTAFNVKAYPEEKKIETTLVNGIVEIRINKAKIGEDAKLTLKPNQVAEFIKGTENLGISNRTMATASKITEKKEEAPHIIVIQNIDPVVYTSWKDKKWIIEHESLGDLSIQLERRYDVCIKFKCESIKNYKVTGKLNDETLQQVLDAIKLTVPIDYDINHKQVVIAENKKMKENYKNILQE
- a CDS encoding glycoside hydrolase family 30 beta sandwich domain-containing protein, producing MKPSNKRLLLPFFILPFFIILPDCKSSSGNEIKPSVPDSLNTGKQVKTDVEFWMTNAEGTVLFEKQNTGLLFNAANNDNLTIDVDTSQRYQEIDGFGFALTGGSATLINGLEETKKEALLKELFLTDSTNIGVSYLRISLGASDLSEMPFTYDETTNGQKDVNLQSFSLDKETKDLIPVLQRIVALAPKIKIIATPWTAPTWMKTNGGYVGGSLDTSYYEVYARYFVKYIQAMKSHGITIDAVTPQNEPLNPYNNPSMLMMAIEQANFIKNHLGPQFKMNNISTKIIDYDHNLDHPEYATTVLSDSGACKYTDGSAFHLYAGDIATMSTIHSRYPDKNLYFTEQYTSSTGTFNGDFQWHIKNLIIGATRNWSRNVLEWNLASDPQMKPHTDGGCSTCQGALTIGNSVIRNVSYYIIAQASKFVRPGSVRIESTTVDNLPNVAFKTPDGKKVLIVLNNGNSSITFNIRFNGKVVSPSLFAGAAGTFIW
- a CDS encoding SusC/RagA family TonB-linked outer membrane protein → MKLTLLLTFICLINVNAAIYSQDKVFSFNLKDKTIRDVISMIETKSDFRFFYNDNFKDLDRKVNIKVKNNHIENILDEILSNSDVTYKVLESNFIVITPKTAVQRNIVSGIVTDKTTGEPLPGVNIVVKGTTRGAVTDLKGQYSIEVQKSDVSLIFSYLGYLSEECAIAGKSTIDVKMSQETKNLEEVVVVGYGVQKKSVVTGSIAVINSQDLINKKYTRLDEALQGLTSGVTVAQSSGAPGAAPTIRVRGTTSINNSDPLYVVDGIVINSGIEYLNPNDIASIEVLKDAASASIYGSRSSNGVILITTKKGKTGSQMQVNYNMQAGFQGPIKKVDLTNATQYAQLRNEAITNDGGTAIFQNPQALGSGTNWQDEIFSNHAGYQNHSLSISGGTDKASYYASFGYIDQKGIIAPSIAYNKKLTFTINTSYKISPYISIGENLSYTYGKSQTDLNTNSEFGGPLSSALNLDPITPVYTDTVTGKTYPQYTVKNGDQYYAISKYVGQEMTNPQAYIQTKKGNYNWSHNLVGNVYIEITPFKDLVFRSSINAKKAFWGSESFNPLYYLTAYSNNMVSTSQYRESDQNLIWNFDNTLSYNKSLGQHNFSLMIGSSAQKTTAEGVNTKYIGEPALDYHHASFNYSLAAVNKIGGGYEDQDYAMYSYFGRLTYNYNEKYLVNGILRRDGSSKFGSNNKFGIFPSASIGWVITREDFFPKETFVDNLKLRASYGIVGNEMSLGDFAYESLIISGSNYVFGNNNFTIGNAADRPANPDLKWEETHSTDLGFDATIFRSFTISFDAYKKTTKGMLQTVQVPSYAGFTNSPFGNVGNMENKGLELDLGYQRSWGDLLMNVKGNISYLMNKVTYLGEGKQFLDGGATLQSTNYPLTRTAVGHAIGSFYGFKTLGVFHSQSEINNYRYGDGTLIQPNAKPGDFKWQDTDGKGGITSDDRTWIGDPTPNWTYGLTLNLFWKNWDMMIFGQGVWGNDIFQGYRRLDIPSANYPIAALNAWTTKNSSSNYPRLTDSDPNHNFNNPSDFYLQNGAYFRIKNIQIGYTLPKAWTNYIKLQSVRLFISSSNLFTITKYNGYDPEVGGSSYGIDRGIYPQSRTFLFGLNVGL